The following proteins come from a genomic window of Pseudomonas sp. MAG733B:
- a CDS encoding NYN domain-containing protein, translating to MSTAVLVDGAYFIKRFRRIEPQNAFNAERAADLVHRWAMAHLSSKIVARPNGQNQSLQQRHRKELYRIFFYDCPPLETRQHNPISKKAVDFSKSREAMFRKDLHARLRSKRKVALRLGHLSKDTKWTIKAAKIADLLKGKILLADLTEQDVSIDTRQKGVDMRIGVDVASLSFKKQVDQIVLIAGDADFVPAAKLARREGIDFVLDPMWQSIPESLMEHIDGLRSTCPKPPSRVKEDKAEITARLV from the coding sequence ATGTCCACAGCAGTACTGGTTGACGGCGCCTACTTCATCAAGCGCTTTCGAAGGATCGAACCCCAAAACGCATTCAATGCCGAGCGTGCCGCAGACCTTGTTCACCGATGGGCGATGGCCCACTTATCAAGCAAAATTGTCGCTCGCCCCAATGGGCAAAATCAGTCGCTACAACAACGGCATCGCAAAGAGCTTTATCGAATTTTTTTCTACGACTGCCCACCGCTGGAAACCAGGCAGCACAATCCGATCAGCAAGAAAGCCGTGGACTTCTCTAAGTCCAGGGAGGCGATGTTTCGCAAGGACCTCCACGCGCGGCTGCGGAGTAAGCGCAAAGTGGCATTGCGGCTTGGACACCTGTCGAAAGATACGAAATGGACCATCAAGGCGGCAAAAATAGCCGACCTGCTTAAAGGCAAAATCCTGCTCGCAGACCTGACGGAGCAAGACGTCAGCATAGACACGCGACAAAAAGGCGTTGATATGAGAATTGGCGTTGACGTAGCGTCGCTGTCATTCAAAAAACAGGTGGATCAGATCGTGCTGATCGCTGGCGACGCAGACTTTGTACCGGCAGCAAAGTTGGCCCGGCGTGAAGGCATTGATTTTGTGCTAGACCCGATGTGGCAAAGCATCCCTGAAAGCCTGATGGAACACATCGACGGGTTACGTTCGACGTGCCCAAAACCACCATCCCGAGTAAAGGAAGACAAGGCGGAAATCACTGCACGCCTTGTCTGA
- a CDS encoding lipid-transfer protein: protein MPQKPYVAGVGMIPFVKPGTSGTYIEMGSEAIRLALQDAGLDYKLVQQAYAGYVYGDSTSGQAALYEVGMSGIPVINVNNNCATGSSALFLARQAVESGAVDCALAFGFEQMQPGALKGNWDDRPRATTHMTQSVIDELTADVDIPSALRMFGGAGREHMQKYGTQMSTFAAIRAKASRHAANNPLALFRKVVTTEDVMNDQLIWPGVMTRLMACPPTCGAAAAIICSEAFAKKHGLRTDVVILAQSLTTDKPVCFETRSMIEVVGFDMAQRAAREVYEKAGVDPLDIRVAEMHDCFAHNELLTYESLGLCDVGGAEQFILDGKNTYGGQVVTNPSGGLLSKGHPLGATGLAQCYELTHQLRGSADKRQVEGVNVALAHNLGLGGACVVTLYGRA from the coding sequence ATGCCGCAAAAACCTTACGTTGCCGGCGTCGGCATGATCCCGTTCGTCAAGCCTGGCACCAGTGGCACCTACATCGAAATGGGCTCCGAGGCGATTCGCCTGGCCCTGCAAGATGCGGGTCTGGATTACAAACTGGTGCAGCAAGCTTATGCCGGATACGTTTACGGGGACTCCACCAGCGGTCAGGCGGCCCTTTATGAAGTGGGCATGAGCGGCATTCCGGTGATCAACGTCAACAACAACTGCGCCACTGGCTCCAGCGCACTGTTCCTCGCGCGCCAGGCCGTGGAAAGCGGTGCGGTCGACTGCGCGCTGGCGTTCGGTTTCGAGCAGATGCAGCCCGGCGCCCTGAAAGGCAACTGGGACGACCGCCCGCGCGCCACCACACACATGACCCAGTCGGTGATCGACGAACTGACCGCCGACGTGGATATCCCGAGTGCCCTGCGGATGTTCGGCGGCGCCGGTCGCGAGCACATGCAGAAGTACGGTACCCAGATGAGCACCTTCGCCGCGATCCGCGCCAAGGCCAGCCGTCACGCGGCCAATAATCCACTGGCGCTGTTCCGCAAAGTGGTGACCACCGAAGACGTGATGAACGATCAACTGATCTGGCCCGGGGTGATGACTCGCTTGATGGCGTGCCCACCGACTTGCGGTGCTGCGGCAGCGATCATCTGCTCCGAAGCTTTCGCCAAGAAACATGGTTTGCGCACCGACGTGGTGATCCTTGCCCAGTCGTTGACCACTGACAAACCGGTTTGCTTCGAGACCCGCTCGATGATCGAAGTCGTCGGTTTCGACATGGCCCAACGGGCCGCCCGGGAAGTGTACGAGAAGGCCGGCGTCGACCCGCTGGACATCCGCGTCGCCGAAATGCACGACTGCTTTGCCCACAACGAACTGCTGACCTACGAATCCCTGGGCCTGTGCGATGTCGGCGGCGCCGAGCAGTTCATCCTCGACGGTAAAAACACCTACGGTGGCCAAGTGGTGACCAACCCGTCCGGTGGCCTGCTGTCAAAGGGGCATCCGTTGGGCGCGACCGGTTTGGCGCAATGCTACGAGCTGACCCATCAACTGCGTGGCAGCGCTGACAAGCGTCAGGTGGAAGGCGTCAATGTGGCGCTGGCACACAACCTGGGTCTGGGCGGTGCTTGCGTGGTGACGCTGTACGGCCGAGCCTGA
- a CDS encoding DUF1302 domain-containing protein, which produces MSITRLRGACYPHLLAVAVAAAVTPQAFAKDFSIGEIEGSFDSALSVGASWAVRGPDPDFISNFNSQGTRGNASSRTNDDNRLNFKKGETFSKIFKGVHDLELKYGDSGAFVRGKYWYDFELMDESRPFYDVDDHGRQRAAKSSGAMFLDSFVYHNYTLDDLQGNVRLGKQVVSWGESTFIGNSINSINPIDVAALRRPGAEVKEGLIPVNMLYVSQGLSENVTAEAFYQIEWAPSVIDNCGTFFGNDVTPEGCNDRAVLAGLDLPPGVANNTGTPGLLDDAYIPRTKTKDARDSGQFGLALRWFAAELNDTEFGVYAMNYHSRNPSLNFTRATSTANAVAAIRSASYNVVYPEDVRLYGLSFATNVLGTSLGGELSFRPNMPLNLNGADINLAAVGNAASPLFVSGQSANVAGAAVDGYKRMPVLQAQMTATQFFDQVLGAERLTLVGEVGYNRINGLGSSDGTEERFGRNSVFGAGQLVNQAVCVGQNTPVPGQPGATRPSNPQQECNSHGFYTTDSWGYRLRGKLEYPNVFAGINLSPNVAWSHDVDGVGPNFEEGNKAISLGVDADYMNTYTASLSYTDYFGGKWNTNTDRDYVALSFGVNF; this is translated from the coding sequence ATGAGCATTACGAGATTGCGTGGAGCTTGCTACCCACATCTGCTGGCAGTCGCCGTCGCAGCCGCAGTTACCCCACAGGCTTTTGCCAAGGATTTCAGCATCGGCGAAATCGAAGGCAGTTTCGATTCCGCATTATCGGTCGGCGCCAGCTGGGCCGTTCGCGGCCCCGACCCGGACTTCATTTCCAACTTCAACTCGCAGGGAACCCGAGGCAATGCGTCGTCGCGGACCAATGACGATAACCGCCTGAATTTCAAGAAGGGCGAAACCTTCTCGAAGATCTTCAAGGGGGTGCACGACCTGGAGTTGAAGTACGGCGACAGCGGTGCTTTCGTGCGCGGCAAATACTGGTACGACTTCGAGCTGATGGACGAGAGCCGTCCGTTCTACGACGTCGATGATCATGGCCGCCAGCGTGCGGCGAAGTCGTCCGGGGCGATGTTCCTCGACAGCTTCGTCTATCACAACTACACCCTCGACGATTTGCAGGGCAACGTTCGCCTGGGCAAGCAGGTGGTGAGTTGGGGCGAAAGCACCTTCATCGGCAACTCGATCAACAGCATCAACCCGATCGACGTGGCAGCGCTGCGTCGTCCCGGCGCCGAGGTCAAGGAAGGGCTGATTCCGGTGAACATGCTGTACGTCTCGCAGGGCCTGTCGGAAAACGTTACCGCCGAAGCCTTCTATCAGATCGAATGGGCACCGTCGGTGATCGACAACTGCGGCACCTTCTTCGGCAACGACGTGACGCCGGAAGGCTGTAATGACCGCGCCGTGCTGGCGGGCCTTGATCTGCCGCCCGGCGTGGCCAATAACACCGGCACACCCGGGCTGCTCGACGATGCCTACATTCCGCGCACCAAGACCAAGGATGCCCGTGACAGCGGCCAGTTCGGCCTGGCGTTGCGCTGGTTCGCCGCAGAGCTGAACGACACCGAGTTCGGTGTTTATGCAATGAATTACCACAGTCGCAACCCAAGCCTGAACTTTACCCGTGCGACCAGTACGGCCAACGCTGTGGCCGCGATTCGCAGTGCCAGTTACAACGTGGTCTATCCCGAGGACGTGCGCCTGTACGGCTTGAGTTTCGCCACCAACGTGCTCGGCACTTCGCTGGGCGGCGAGCTGAGTTTTCGGCCGAACATGCCGTTGAACCTCAACGGCGCCGACATCAACCTGGCCGCCGTGGGCAACGCTGCGTCACCGTTGTTCGTCAGCGGTCAGTCCGCCAATGTCGCCGGGGCAGCCGTCGATGGCTACAAGCGCATGCCGGTGTTGCAGGCGCAGATGACGGCCACGCAATTCTTCGATCAGGTCCTCGGCGCCGAGCGTCTGACGCTGGTGGGCGAGGTCGGTTACAACCGCATCAACGGCCTGGGCTCCAGTGACGGTACTGAAGAGCGTTTTGGCCGCAACTCCGTGTTCGGCGCCGGGCAACTGGTCAATCAGGCGGTCTGCGTCGGGCAGAACACGCCGGTTCCCGGTCAGCCCGGCGCCACCCGCCCGAGCAACCCGCAGCAGGAATGCAACAGCCACGGTTTCTACACCACCGACTCGTGGGGCTACCGCCTGCGCGGGAAGCTCGAATACCCCAACGTGTTCGCCGGCATCAACCTGTCGCCCAACGTGGCCTGGTCCCATGACGTCGATGGCGTCGGCCCGAACTTCGAGGAAGGCAACAAGGCGATCAGCCTCGGCGTGGATGCCGACTACATGAACACCTACACCGCGAGCCTCAGTTACACCGATTACTTCGGCGGAAAGTGGAATACCAACACTGATCGCGACTATGTCGCCCTCAGCTTCGGCGTGAACTTCTGA
- a CDS encoding long-chain-fatty-acid--CoA ligase, which yields MYITQGLHRHLQQRPNAIAVRFQGREITYAEFGDRVARLAGALKGLDVASGDRVAMLAFNCARFLEYYQAVPWADAVVNPVNFRWSAAEIIYSLDDSETTILIVDDHHKELGARVLEEAKTVRLVIYAGDGETPRGMLNYESLIAISEPVEDARRGGDSLLGIFYTGGTTGHPKGVMLSHNNVAFSALNSLSQGRLGLGTVFLHAMPMFHLADFAAITGLFITGGTHAILQTFTPQGVLEAIDQEKVNEILLAPTMIQMLLDWREAHGQALDVSSLRMIGYGASTITPALLDRARAVFTNASFSQGYGMTELAPVAATLPAEYHSAEYQANGKMYSAGMPAICVEIRIVDANDKEVPRGTVGEIIVRGPNVMLGYWKKPEATAEALRGGWMHTGDGGYMDDDGFIYICDRLKDMVVSGGENVYCGEVEAAIGSHPAVAQSAVIGIPCQKWGETVHAVIILKPGASATHEQIIAHCRELIAGYKVPRSVEFRETLPLTSVGKVLKTELRKPFWENQQRTIA from the coding sequence ATGTACATCACTCAAGGGCTGCACCGTCATCTGCAGCAACGCCCCAATGCCATCGCGGTCCGTTTCCAGGGCCGCGAGATCACCTATGCCGAGTTCGGCGACCGTGTTGCTCGCCTGGCCGGTGCACTCAAGGGCCTGGATGTCGCCAGCGGTGATCGCGTGGCGATGCTGGCGTTCAACTGCGCGCGCTTTCTCGAGTATTACCAGGCAGTACCGTGGGCCGATGCCGTAGTCAATCCGGTGAATTTCCGCTGGAGTGCGGCCGAAATTATCTATTCGCTGGACGACTCGGAAACCACCATCCTGATCGTCGACGATCACCATAAGGAACTCGGCGCCCGGGTGCTTGAAGAAGCCAAAACCGTACGTCTGGTGATTTATGCCGGCGACGGCGAAACCCCACGCGGCATGCTCAATTACGAGTCGCTGATCGCCATCAGCGAACCGGTGGAGGACGCGCGTCGCGGTGGTGATTCGCTGCTCGGGATTTTCTATACCGGCGGCACCACCGGCCACCCCAAAGGTGTGATGCTCAGCCACAACAACGTGGCTTTTTCGGCACTCAATTCCTTGTCCCAGGGTCGCCTCGGCTTAGGCACGGTGTTCCTGCATGCAATGCCGATGTTCCACCTGGCCGACTTCGCCGCGATCACCGGGCTGTTCATCACCGGTGGCACCCACGCGATCTTGCAGACCTTCACACCGCAGGGTGTGCTGGAGGCCATTGACCAGGAAAAAGTCAACGAGATTCTGCTGGCACCGACCATGATCCAGATGCTGCTGGACTGGCGCGAAGCACACGGGCAGGCACTCGACGTCAGTTCGTTACGAATGATTGGTTATGGCGCCTCGACCATCACCCCGGCACTGCTCGATCGTGCCCGCGCCGTGTTCACCAACGCCAGTTTCTCCCAGGGTTACGGCATGACCGAACTGGCCCCGGTGGCCGCGACGCTTCCTGCCGAGTATCACAGCGCCGAGTACCAGGCCAACGGCAAGATGTATTCCGCCGGGATGCCAGCCATCTGCGTGGAAATTCGCATCGTCGACGCCAATGACAAAGAAGTACCGCGTGGCACCGTAGGCGAAATCATCGTGCGCGGTCCCAACGTGATGCTCGGTTACTGGAAGAAGCCGGAAGCTACCGCCGAGGCGCTACGCGGTGGCTGGATGCACACCGGTGATGGCGGCTACATGGACGATGACGGTTTCATCTACATCTGTGACCGCCTCAAGGACATGGTGGTCAGCGGTGGCGAAAACGTTTACTGCGGTGAAGTCGAGGCAGCCATCGGCAGCCATCCGGCCGTGGCGCAAAGCGCAGTGATCGGCATTCCCTGCCAGAAATGGGGCGAGACCGTTCACGCAGTGATCATCCTCAAGCCCGGTGCCAGCGCTACTCACGAGCAGATCATTGCCCATTGCCGTGAACTGATCGCCGGCTACAAGGTGCCGCGCAGCGTCGAATTCCGCGAAACACTGCCGCTGACCAGCGTCGGCAAAGTGCTGAAGACCGAACTGCGCAAACCCTTCTGGGAAAACCAGCAACGCACGATCGCCTGA
- a CDS encoding DUF1329 domain-containing protein encodes MKSSTLIKACTLTLTLIASSVMAAVSPQEAAQLGTTLTPLGGEKAGNASGTIPAWTGGLKPGAAPMQNDFLGNPFEGEKPQFVITAANVAQYKDKLTAGQLAMFQRYPDSYKIPVYKSQRTASAPQAVYDAVKKSAVTTEAANDGYSLKNFEQSRYYAFPIPKNGLEVVWNHLTRSHGNSYINRQVQATPQVNGDYTLVQIEIETGFPWKMSDAKPDESANILFYAKQTVTAPARMAGSVLLIHETLDQVKEPRMAWAYNAGQRRVRRAPQVAYDGPGTAADGMRVADNADMYNGAPDRYDWKLIGKKEVYVPYNNYLLQSPKLKYADIIKPGHINQDLTRYELHRVWEVEGTLKPGQRHIYAKRHMYIDEDTWAAVEIDQYDGRGQLWRVSEGYLVNDYQQGVATYAAMGIYDLIAGRYLVSNLGNENKRGTDYAYQPTMNDFTPAALRNAGIR; translated from the coding sequence ATGAAATCCAGCACTCTGATCAAAGCCTGCACATTGACCCTGACCCTGATTGCCTCCAGCGTGATGGCGGCCGTTTCCCCGCAAGAAGCGGCGCAATTGGGCACCACGCTCACGCCGCTTGGCGGGGAAAAGGCCGGCAATGCCAGCGGCACCATTCCCGCCTGGACCGGTGGCCTTAAACCCGGTGCCGCGCCGATGCAGAATGACTTTCTCGGCAACCCGTTCGAAGGCGAAAAACCACAGTTCGTGATCACGGCCGCCAACGTCGCGCAGTACAAGGACAAGCTCACCGCCGGGCAACTGGCGATGTTCCAGCGCTACCCGGACAGCTACAAAATCCCGGTGTACAAGAGCCAGCGCACGGCATCGGCACCGCAAGCGGTGTACGACGCGGTGAAAAAAAGCGCGGTAACCACCGAAGCGGCCAATGACGGTTATTCGTTGAAGAACTTCGAGCAGTCGCGCTACTACGCGTTCCCGATTCCCAAGAACGGCCTGGAAGTGGTGTGGAACCATCTGACCCGTTCCCACGGCAACAGCTATATCAATCGCCAGGTCCAGGCTACCCCGCAAGTCAACGGCGATTACACCTTGGTGCAGATCGAAATCGAGACCGGGTTTCCGTGGAAGATGTCGGACGCCAAGCCAGATGAAAGCGCCAACATTCTGTTCTATGCCAAGCAGACGGTGACTGCGCCGGCGCGTATGGCCGGCAGTGTGCTGTTGATTCACGAAACCCTTGATCAGGTCAAGGAACCGCGCATGGCCTGGGCCTACAACGCGGGCCAGCGCCGCGTGCGTCGTGCCCCGCAAGTGGCCTATGACGGACCGGGCACCGCCGCCGACGGGATGCGCGTCGCCGACAACGCCGACATGTACAACGGCGCACCGGATCGCTATGACTGGAAGCTGATCGGCAAGAAGGAAGTCTACGTTCCCTACAACAACTACCTGCTGCAATCGCCGAAGCTGAAGTACGCCGACATCATCAAGCCTGGCCATATCAACCAGGACCTGACGCGCTATGAACTGCATCGCGTGTGGGAAGTGGAGGGCACCCTCAAGCCTGGCCAACGCCACATTTACGCCAAGCGCCACATGTACATCGACGAGGACACCTGGGCTGCCGTGGAAATCGACCAGTACGACGGTCGCGGCCAGCTGTGGCGGGTCAGCGAAGGTTACCTGGTCAATGATTACCAGCAGGGCGTCGCCACCTACGCAGCCATGGGCATCTATGACCTGATCGCCGGGCGGTATCTGGTGTCGAACCTGGGCAATGAGAACAAGCGTGGCACCGACTACGCCTACCAGCCGACCATGAATGATTTCACTCCGGCCGCACTGCGCAACGCCGGTATTCGCTAA